In a single window of the Pseudanabaena sp. BC1403 genome:
- a CDS encoding histidine phosphatase family protein: MSTRVVIVRHGESNFNILSKIQGRGNYDRPELQSVLTDKGKQQAKLAGKALANLSIDAAYASPLVRAQHTARLILAENFNPPELVATEGLLEIDLSEWESMISRDVKEQFPEKYHLWQNEPEKFQLGDRYPILDLFEQAKTLWSEILPKHQGKTILLVGHSGINRALICSAIGIPVSLYHNIQQVNCAISILNFQGASIADGVQLESLNLASHLEDISGSPLPPVKKNHNGPRLLLVRHGETEWNRQKRFQGQIDVPLNNNGHAQARRASEFLAKVKIDKAFSSPMLRPKDTALEILNKHPQIKLELFDELKEISHGLWEGKFEHEIEAEFAGQLALWQAQPETVQMPEGENLQEVWDRVAIVWQKIVDSVPAGETALVVAHDAVNKAILCLLFDFTPEQFWVFKQGNGGVSVIDYPQGAKGSPVLQSGNITTHLSEGVLDRTAAGAL, from the coding sequence CTGAGTACGCGAGTAGTTATCGTCCGTCACGGTGAGAGTAATTTCAACATCTTAAGCAAAATCCAAGGAAGGGGTAATTATGATCGCCCAGAATTGCAGTCTGTCTTGACCGACAAGGGCAAACAGCAAGCTAAGCTCGCGGGAAAAGCTCTGGCTAACCTAAGTATCGATGCTGCCTACGCGAGTCCTTTAGTCCGCGCTCAGCATACCGCCAGACTCATTTTGGCCGAGAATTTTAATCCACCTGAGTTAGTTGCTACTGAAGGTCTATTGGAGATTGATCTTAGCGAGTGGGAATCGATGATTTCTCGTGACGTTAAAGAGCAGTTTCCTGAAAAATATCATCTCTGGCAAAATGAGCCAGAGAAATTTCAGTTAGGCGATCGCTACCCAATTCTCGACTTATTTGAACAGGCCAAAACTCTATGGTCAGAAATTTTACCTAAACACCAAGGTAAAACGATTTTACTAGTGGGGCACAGTGGTATTAATCGCGCTTTGATTTGTTCGGCGATCGGTATTCCAGTTAGCCTTTATCACAATATTCAGCAAGTCAACTGCGCTATTAGTATCCTTAATTTTCAAGGTGCAAGCATCGCTGACGGGGTACAACTTGAATCCCTCAATCTCGCCAGCCATCTTGAGGATATTTCAGGCTCACCATTACCTCCTGTTAAGAAAAATCACAACGGGCCACGTTTATTGCTAGTCCGTCACGGTGAAACTGAGTGGAATCGCCAAAAACGTTTTCAAGGACAAATCGATGTGCCACTTAATAATAATGGTCATGCTCAAGCTAGACGCGCCAGTGAATTTCTAGCAAAGGTTAAAATCGATAAAGCCTTTAGCAGCCCCATGCTGCGACCTAAAGATACTGCTTTAGAAATTTTAAACAAGCATCCCCAGATCAAGCTTGAGCTTTTTGATGAACTCAAAGAAATTTCCCATGGCTTATGGGAGGGCAAATTTGAGCATGAAATCGAGGCTGAGTTTGCGGGGCAACTGGCTCTCTGGCAAGCTCAGCCCGAAACCGTACAAATGCCTGAGGGCGAGAATTTGCAAGAAGTATGGGATCGGGTAGCGATCGTTTGGCAAAAAATTGTCGATTCGGTTCCTGCTGGTGAAACTGCTCTAGTTGTCGCCCATGATGCTGTAAACAAAGCGATTCTTTGTCTATTATTTGACTTTACACCTGAACAATTTTGGGTCTTTAAACAAGGAAATGGTGGAGTAAGTGTAATCGATTATCCTCAAGGTGCAAAGGGTTCTCCAGTTCTACAGTCTGGGAATATTACCACTCACTTATCTGAGGGTGTGCTCGATCGCACCGCCGCAGGCGCTCTTTAA
- the psbZ gene encoding photosystem II reaction center protein PsbZ — MTILFQLLLAAFVLFSFVLVIGVPVAYASPSSWNQTKPLLFLGSLIWLAFVIVIGILNAFVA, encoded by the coding sequence GTGACTATTCTATTCCAACTTTTATTGGCAGCTTTCGTCTTGTTTTCCTTCGTTTTGGTGATTGGTGTACCTGTAGCTTACGCATCCCCTAGCTCTTGGAACCAAACAAAACCTCTTTTATTTCTTGGCTCTCTAATTTGGTTAGCATTCGTAATTGTCATAGGCATTTTGAACGCTTTTGTAGCTTAG
- the ribH gene encoding 6,7-dimethyl-8-ribityllumazine synthase, translated as MTVFEGSFTNTDSLRFAIVVARFNDLIVGKLLQGCQDSLLRHGVDVSETGSQVDYAWVPGSLEISMVAKELATSGRYDAIICLGAVIRGDTPHFDYVANEVSKGVAATSFQTGVPIIFGVLTTDTMQQALERAGIKGNKGWEFGMGAIEMANLMRQIRSKSV; from the coding sequence ATGACCGTTTTTGAAGGTAGCTTTACTAATACAGACAGTTTGCGCTTTGCGATCGTCGTAGCGCGGTTTAATGACCTGATCGTCGGTAAGCTTCTGCAAGGATGTCAAGATTCACTCCTGAGACATGGTGTTGATGTCTCGGAGACGGGCAGCCAAGTTGATTATGCTTGGGTTCCTGGGAGCCTAGAAATCTCGATGGTCGCAAAAGAATTAGCAACTTCGGGTCGTTATGACGCGATCATTTGCCTAGGAGCAGTCATTCGTGGGGATACCCCACATTTTGACTATGTGGCGAATGAGGTTTCTAAAGGTGTAGCCGCAACCTCTTTTCAGACTGGTGTACCGATTATTTTTGGGGTGCTAACCACAGACACGATGCAGCAGGCTCTTGAGCGTGCGGGTATTAAAGGGAATAAGGGTTGGGAGTTTGGCATGGGTGCGATCGAAATGGCTAACCTCATGCGTCAAATTCGGTCTAAGTCTGTTTAA
- a CDS encoding Rrf2 family transcriptional regulator — translation MKLTRKGHYSVKAMLDLVVWAKRKPVSVREISDRQSIPAPYLEKILMALRQADLVESVRGVQGGYKLKRSPKDISLGEILSAVGEDTYPLPRLKPQEKLASDWVTFALWQRLDRKLKDALYSICLEDLYYDARSWQASQGQSAGFIV, via the coding sequence ATGAAACTAACCAGAAAAGGTCATTACAGTGTGAAGGCGATGCTCGATCTGGTGGTTTGGGCAAAACGTAAACCTGTATCAGTTCGCGAAATTAGCGATCGCCAATCGATTCCTGCCCCATATTTAGAAAAAATTTTAATGGCACTGCGCCAAGCGGATTTAGTTGAGTCAGTTCGTGGGGTGCAAGGTGGATATAAGCTAAAGCGATCGCCTAAAGATATCTCTCTAGGCGAAATTTTGTCAGCGGTGGGCGAAGATACTTATCCCTTGCCCAGACTAAAGCCACAGGAAAAACTCGCCTCTGATTGGGTAACATTTGCGCTTTGGCAAAGACTTGATCGAAAGCTTAAGGATGCTCTTTATAGTATTTGTTTAGAAGACTTATATTACGATGCCCGCAGTTGGCAAGCATCACAAGGACAAAGTGCTGGATTTATAGTTTAA
- a CDS encoding sigma-70 family RNA polymerase sigma factor, whose protein sequence is MSYSLSWSTSIGGYAPSNSVSVDKLPIVELVQLCQTEAQTSRSAFAELMRRNQSYVDQVLYKLAPDWQDRADLAQEVWLRVYRNIKRLQEPEKFRGWLSRIATNLFYDELRKRKRVGSSVSLDAPFMSGDGDEMTWDLPSAAPSPIDNMSTQEFYEQLRKAIQDLPSSFRETIVLREIQGLSYEEISELTGVSLGTVKSRIARARLKLQAQLQPYLSNM, encoded by the coding sequence ATGAGTTATAGCCTATCTTGGTCAACCAGCATCGGAGGGTACGCGCCCTCCAACTCCGTGTCCGTTGATAAGCTCCCCATCGTTGAATTGGTGCAACTGTGCCAAACTGAAGCGCAAACCAGCAGGTCTGCGTTTGCAGAACTCATGCGACGTAATCAATCCTATGTCGATCAAGTTTTGTATAAACTTGCTCCTGACTGGCAAGATCGCGCTGATCTTGCTCAAGAAGTCTGGTTGCGCGTATATCGTAATATCAAGCGCTTACAAGAACCTGAAAAGTTTCGTGGTTGGCTGAGTCGGATTGCTACCAACTTGTTTTATGACGAGTTGCGCAAACGGAAGCGAGTTGGTAGCTCAGTTTCCCTCGACGCACCATTTATGTCTGGTGATGGTGATGAAATGACTTGGGATTTGCCTAGCGCTGCCCCTAGTCCAATAGACAATATGTCTACGCAAGAGTTTTATGAACAACTTCGTAAGGCTATTCAAGATTTACCTTCTAGCTTCCGTGAAACCATCGTGTTAAGGGAAATCCAAGGTTTGTCCTATGAAGAGATTTCTGAATTAACAGGTGTATCGCTTGGTACAGTAAAATCACGTATAGCTAGAGCAAGATTGAAACTACAAGCGCAACTACAACCCTATTTGTCAAATATGTAA
- a CDS encoding anti-sigma factor, with amino-acid sequence MSANQIFNSSMIIPEERFELLSAYIDGEVTEAEEQLVEQWLSDDADFRRLYQQQLKLRQSLIDLPVPVAAHSSVKTETDVMINRVFAEIDKRSQRRKWKLAGIGISVAAVVGVFGSMFTFNSGHQFSPVANSIKSPAPTQVKPEPILIAMEEPLVPLPKSMSSK; translated from the coding sequence ATGAGTGCTAACCAAATTTTTAATAGTTCTATGATTATTCCAGAGGAGCGCTTTGAGTTACTAAGTGCGTACATAGATGGCGAAGTAACTGAAGCTGAAGAGCAACTTGTCGAACAGTGGTTGTCCGATGATGCTGATTTTCGTCGCCTCTATCAACAACAATTAAAACTGCGCCAATCATTAATTGATCTACCAGTGCCTGTAGCCGCACATTCATCGGTCAAAACAGAGACTGATGTGATGATTAATCGTGTCTTTGCCGAGATTGACAAGCGATCGCAGCGTCGTAAATGGAAATTGGCGGGTATTGGCATATCCGTTGCCGCTGTAGTTGGAGTATTTGGCTCGATGTTCACATTCAACTCGGGTCATCAATTCAGCCCAGTGGCAAACAGTATCAAGTCTCCTGCTCCTACCCAAGTAAAACCAGAACCAATCTTAATTGCTATGGAAGAGCCATTGGTTCCTTTACCCAAGTCGATGAGTTCTAAATAA
- a CDS encoding alpha-D-glucose phosphate-specific phosphoglucomutase: MSIKVVPTVPFSDQKPGTSGLRKKVTVFQTPNYLENFVQSIFDSLEGFQGQTLVVGGDGRYYNRHAIQIILKMAAANGFGKILVGRGGILSTPAASCIIRKYNAFGGIILSASHNPAGKDGDFGIKYNTGNGGPAPEKITDAIYNITKSITEYKILEADDLDLDQIGESQLGDTTIAVIDSVADYAELMGELFDFDRIKLLLASPNFRMCFDGMHAVTGPYAQEILVNRLGAPASALQCCVPLEDFGGGHPDPNLVYAHDLVEVLYGEDAPDFGAASDGDGDRNMILGCKFFVTPSDSLAILAANAHLVPAYKGGLAGIARSMPTSQAPDRVAARLGIECYETPTGWKFFGNLLDAGKATLCGEESFGTGSNHVREKDGLWAVLFWLNVLAARQQSVEAIVKEHWQLYGRNFYSRHDYEGVDSDRANTLIANLRNKFTDLPSQKFGNYEVAFCDDFSYTDPVDGSISSKQGVRIGFTDDSRIVFRLSGTGTEGATLRLYVESYEPNIAKHSLDTQEALKELIKIADQIAQIKTLTGRDRPTVIT, from the coding sequence ATGAGCATCAAAGTCGTTCCTACAGTCCCTTTTTCTGACCAGAAGCCCGGTACTTCTGGACTTAGAAAAAAAGTTACCGTTTTTCAAACGCCTAACTATCTCGAAAATTTCGTTCAATCAATATTTGATAGCCTCGAAGGATTTCAAGGACAAACTCTCGTCGTCGGTGGCGACGGACGATACTACAATCGCCACGCGATCCAAATAATTCTGAAAATGGCAGCAGCCAATGGCTTTGGCAAAATCCTAGTTGGACGTGGAGGGATTTTATCGACACCTGCCGCCTCTTGTATTATTCGTAAATACAATGCCTTTGGGGGCATTATCCTCTCGGCGAGTCATAACCCCGCAGGTAAAGATGGCGACTTTGGGATTAAATACAACACGGGCAACGGTGGTCCCGCACCTGAGAAAATTACTGATGCGATCTACAACATCACTAAGAGCATCACTGAATATAAGATTCTGGAAGCTGATGATCTTGATCTTGACCAGATTGGTGAATCTCAATTAGGTGATACCACGATCGCAGTGATCGACTCCGTTGCTGACTATGCCGAACTAATGGGCGAGTTATTTGATTTCGATCGCATCAAATTATTGTTAGCCTCCCCTAACTTTCGGATGTGCTTCGATGGAATGCACGCGGTAACTGGCCCCTATGCTCAAGAAATTCTTGTTAATCGCCTCGGCGCACCCGCTAGTGCTTTGCAATGTTGCGTACCTCTCGAAGACTTCGGTGGTGGACATCCAGATCCGAATCTTGTTTACGCCCATGATCTGGTCGAAGTTCTCTATGGTGAAGATGCTCCTGATTTTGGTGCAGCGTCCGATGGCGATGGCGATCGCAACATGATTTTAGGATGCAAATTTTTTGTCACCCCCAGCGACAGCTTAGCCATCCTCGCGGCTAATGCTCATCTAGTCCCTGCTTACAAAGGGGGATTGGCTGGTATTGCCCGATCCATGCCCACCAGCCAAGCTCCCGATCGCGTAGCGGCACGTTTAGGCATTGAATGCTACGAAACTCCGACAGGTTGGAAGTTCTTCGGGAATTTGCTAGATGCAGGCAAGGCAACTCTTTGCGGCGAAGAAAGCTTTGGTACAGGTTCCAATCATGTCCGTGAAAAGGATGGACTCTGGGCGGTACTTTTCTGGCTGAATGTTTTAGCGGCTCGTCAGCAATCGGTAGAGGCGATCGTTAAGGAGCATTGGCAACTTTATGGACGCAATTTCTATTCGCGTCATGATTATGAAGGTGTTGATAGCGATCGCGCCAACACCCTAATCGCTAATCTACGTAACAAATTTACAGATTTACCAAGTCAGAAGTTTGGCAATTATGAAGTCGCATTTTGCGATGACTTTAGCTACACCGATCCTGTGGATGGCAGCATTAGCAGCAAGCAAGGTGTGCGGATCGGCTTTACCGATGACTCGCGCATAGTATTCCGTCTGTCTGGCACTGGAACAGAAGGCGCAACTCTGCGACTCTATGTAGAAAGCTATGAGCCAAATATTGCAAAGCATTCCCTCGACACTCAGGAAGCGCTAAAGGAGCTGATTAAGATTGCCGATCAAATCGCGCAGATCAAGACTTTAACAGGACGCGATCGCCCTACTGTGATTACATAA
- a CDS encoding molybdenum cofactor guanylyltransferase produces MLGKTQKPKESCGAPHRNSLLVKVTAIALSGGKSSRMGRDKALLEINGETLLSRTCRTALEVANSVYVVARSQEQYQEAIAQNLPHSYLVLDQQFDGALVGFWQGIQEIASPVDWILLLACDLPNLQGDILQIWASQLANLPETAIAYLPRYVDENSQKQWEPLCGFYRWQCQDSLREFINIGGRSFQKWLSNQEVIEIENAPFAMLFNCNTPEDFHSIK; encoded by the coding sequence ATGTTAGGGAAAACCCAAAAACCAAAAGAGAGTTGCGGCGCACCGCACCGCAACTCTCTTTTGGTTAAAGTCACTGCGATCGCGCTTTCGGGTGGAAAAAGCTCAAGGATGGGAAGGGATAAAGCTTTATTAGAAATTAATGGGGAAACTCTATTATCTAGAACCTGTCGAACTGCTCTAGAAGTAGCCAATTCAGTTTATGTCGTGGCGCGAAGTCAGGAACAATACCAAGAAGCGATCGCCCAAAATTTACCGCATTCCTATCTAGTTTTAGATCAACAATTTGATGGAGCATTAGTTGGCTTTTGGCAAGGAATTCAGGAGATCGCGAGTCCTGTTGATTGGATCTTATTGCTTGCCTGTGATTTGCCAAATCTGCAAGGTGATATTCTCCAGATTTGGGCTAGCCAGTTAGCGAATTTACCTGAAACTGCGATCGCTTATTTACCTCGGTATGTAGATGAGAATTCGCAAAAGCAATGGGAACCTCTATGCGGTTTCTATCGTTGGCAATGTCAAGATTCTCTCAGAGAGTTTATCAATATTGGAGGGCGATCGTTTCAAAAATGGTTAAGTAATCAAGAAGTTATTGAGATAGAAAATGCACCTTTTGCGATGCTGTTTAATTGCAATACTCCAGAAGATTTTCACTCGATAAAATAA
- a CDS encoding alpha/beta fold hydrolase, giving the protein MKPEHDLMSNLPPEVTQLRSQLTEPTSIELVDNIQFCLVSTNFTSEVILTSYVCDGQSKSNQDTPILLLHGFDSSLLEFRRLLPKLATSHQTFAMDLFGFGLTERLADSQVSPEAIKEHLYYFWKTAIAKPIILVGASMGGATAIDFALTYPDVVKKLILIGSAGMRKGTAAGKFLVPPLDRMATDFLRSPKVRREVSLKAYADSRFVTPDAEVCASLHLAMPRWSDSLIAFTKSGGYGSFAKQLAYLPQETLILWGDRDRILGTKDAAKFQSIIPNNKLVWIDNSGHVPHLERPEITAQEILKFIYSGS; this is encoded by the coding sequence ATGAAACCTGAACACGATCTAATGTCGAACTTACCGCCTGAAGTTACCCAACTGCGATCGCAGCTCACAGAACCAACATCGATCGAGCTGGTTGATAATATTCAATTTTGTCTTGTATCCACGAACTTCACTAGTGAAGTGATTTTGACGAGCTATGTCTGCGATGGTCAATCTAAAAGTAATCAAGATACACCGATTTTGCTACTGCATGGGTTTGATAGCTCTCTATTAGAGTTTCGACGACTGCTCCCTAAACTGGCGACTTCGCATCAAACTTTTGCTATGGATTTATTTGGCTTCGGGTTAACCGAACGTCTGGCTGATAGCCAAGTTAGTCCTGAAGCGATCAAAGAGCATCTTTACTATTTCTGGAAAACAGCGATCGCTAAACCAATTATTTTAGTTGGAGCATCAATGGGCGGTGCAACTGCGATCGACTTTGCGCTTACCTATCCTGATGTAGTGAAAAAATTGATTCTCATTGGCAGTGCAGGAATGCGAAAGGGAACTGCTGCTGGTAAATTTCTTGTGCCACCTCTAGATCGAATGGCAACAGATTTTTTGCGAAGCCCAAAAGTCCGCCGTGAAGTCAGTCTCAAGGCTTATGCTGATTCTAGATTTGTCACGCCCGATGCCGAAGTTTGCGCATCTTTACATTTAGCTATGCCTCGTTGGAGTGATTCCCTGATTGCATTTACTAAAAGCGGTGGCTATGGTTCCTTTGCAAAGCAATTAGCATATTTGCCACAAGAAACGTTAATTCTCTGGGGCGATCGCGATCGCATTCTTGGAACAAAAGATGCAGCCAAGTTCCAATCAATTATTCCCAACAATAAGCTCGTTTGGATTGACAATAGCGGACATGTTCCTCATTTAGAACGCCCCGAAATTACTGCCCAAGAGATTCTCAAATTCATCTATAGCGGTAGCTAA
- a CDS encoding peptidoglycan-binding protein: MAVVEVKLSFEELTKAQTYLQQLGLYDGEVDGIYGRLSEAAFVQFANALSIDTILDPNSQALTNKLLQMPTVVRHLLKIIGEGDRLFPKFTNAQRIFVNMGQADSNYLGFLDRGVNGSIAGSKKGLPNRNFAPSPLLNHIPAYADRLSSLPDGVNVVSYGEVAMLNGSQVRVRFRPYPAIGAIPNIENVGLEFLHSSIQQACICVGSVVNGQMLARWIGRDPLSNVQFWSSTKILPLLYTICQANQVQPNQAIANCAIADTQGNKIPRTFAEMAQRICAYDESNGMTSNGLSAMFKQFTTPLALQNWLIKITGNQKLTFQGRYGEAPYIEQPILRDPTGTNIINGVKDLHRGDNLISAYDLTRSVSQIAWHRHLTPANRLPAQWHSLSTLINAMGRDTARYVDAAIVALGLSYFIDNPVVISKMGFGYSDQRKQTELTYTACIQFVDRLAQSHDLPLPKMRSVNMTLRAVLNLRDPVREALEIDARMAATVAEILRRIVTEELI, from the coding sequence ATGGCAGTCGTAGAGGTAAAGCTTTCGTTTGAGGAACTAACCAAAGCACAGACCTATTTGCAGCAGTTAGGACTATATGACGGTGAAGTGGATGGCATCTATGGCAGATTATCGGAAGCTGCTTTTGTGCAGTTTGCTAATGCCCTCAGTATTGATACGATTTTGGATCCTAACTCCCAAGCTCTTACAAACAAACTGTTACAAATGCCTACGGTAGTTAGACATTTGCTCAAAATTATCGGTGAAGGCGATCGCTTATTCCCAAAATTTACTAATGCTCAGCGCATTTTCGTGAATATGGGGCAAGCCGACTCAAATTATCTTGGCTTCCTTGATCGCGGAGTCAATGGCAGTATTGCAGGCTCTAAGAAAGGTTTGCCAAATCGCAATTTTGCGCCATCTCCATTGTTGAACCATATTCCCGCCTATGCCGATCGCCTTTCAAGTTTGCCAGATGGGGTAAATGTAGTGTCCTATGGCGAGGTTGCTATGCTTAATGGTAGTCAAGTGCGAGTGCGATTTCGTCCATATCCTGCGATCGGAGCAATTCCCAATATTGAAAACGTCGGCTTAGAATTTCTCCATAGCAGCATTCAACAAGCTTGCATCTGCGTTGGCAGTGTCGTTAATGGACAAATGTTAGCCCGTTGGATTGGGCGCGATCCTTTAAGCAATGTCCAGTTTTGGAGTTCTACCAAAATATTGCCTTTGCTCTATACCATTTGCCAAGCCAATCAAGTGCAACCAAATCAAGCGATCGCTAATTGTGCGATCGCTGATACACAGGGAAATAAAATACCGCGCACATTTGCGGAAATGGCTCAGCGTATTTGTGCTTATGATGAATCTAATGGCATGACCTCAAATGGATTGTCGGCAATGTTTAAGCAATTTACTACGCCCTTAGCATTACAGAATTGGCTAATAAAAATTACAGGCAATCAAAAGCTAACTTTTCAAGGACGCTATGGTGAGGCTCCTTACATTGAACAGCCGATTTTGCGCGATCCCACAGGAACAAATATAATTAATGGAGTCAAAGATCTACATCGAGGTGACAATTTAATTTCTGCCTATGACTTAACAAGAAGTGTTTCTCAAATCGCATGGCATCGTCATCTAACTCCTGCCAATCGCTTACCTGCCCAGTGGCATAGTCTAAGCACTTTGATTAATGCGATGGGGCGAGATACGGCAAGGTACGTGGATGCAGCGATTGTGGCTCTCGGATTGTCATATTTTATTGACAATCCTGTGGTGATATCCAAGATGGGTTTTGGATACAGCGATCAACGTAAACAAACTGAGCTTACCTATACTGCTTGTATCCAGTTTGTCGATCGCCTTGCCCAATCCCATGATTTGCCTTTACCAAAGATGCGATCAGTTAATATGACTTTACGTGCTGTCCTTAATCTTAGAGATCCTGTGCGCGAAGCTTTAGAAATTGATGCGAGAATGGCTGCTACAGTCGCTGAGATTTTGCGTAGGATTGTCACAGAAGAACTAATCTAG
- a CDS encoding ABC transporter ATP-binding protein produces MNANQSTDLTDRPDRQISTQLILKASKIVAGYVDGVDILQGANLSVYEGELVTVIGSNGAGKSTLAKAIFGLVPVRSGEILFGDRNLIGLKPEQIVRQGISYVPQIANVFPSLSVSDNLDMGAYTREGNLAVLKDKIYTTFPVLAKRRNQRAGTLSGGERQMLAMGRALMLEPKLLILDEPSAALSPILVQDIFNLIQQINQTGTSIILVEQNARKALAIADRGYVMHLGKDEFTGKGADLLNDPEVADLYLGMGNFGKTA; encoded by the coding sequence ATGAATGCTAATCAATCTACCGATCTAACTGATCGCCCCGATCGCCAAATTTCCACTCAACTTATTCTCAAAGCCAGTAAAATCGTTGCGGGATATGTTGATGGGGTAGATATTTTACAAGGTGCGAATTTATCAGTATATGAAGGCGAACTTGTCACCGTGATTGGCTCTAATGGTGCTGGCAAATCGACCTTAGCAAAAGCAATATTTGGTCTTGTACCAGTGAGATCGGGGGAAATATTATTTGGCGATCGCAATCTGATCGGACTTAAGCCAGAACAAATCGTGCGACAGGGAATTAGCTATGTACCCCAAATTGCTAATGTATTCCCATCCCTAAGCGTGTCTGACAATCTTGATATGGGAGCCTATACCCGCGAAGGAAATCTCGCAGTACTTAAAGACAAAATATATACAACTTTTCCTGTGCTTGCCAAACGACGCAATCAAAGGGCAGGGACACTATCTGGTGGTGAGCGGCAAATGCTCGCGATGGGAAGGGCGCTGATGCTAGAGCCGAAATTATTGATTTTAGATGAGCCTTCAGCAGCGCTGTCACCGATTTTGGTTCAGGATATTTTTAATTTGATTCAACAAATTAATCAAACAGGGACTTCGATTATTTTGGTCGAGCAGAATGCGCGTAAGGCTTTAGCGATCGCTGATCGTGGTTATGTGATGCATTTGGGCAAAGATGAATTTACGGGTAAAGGTGCTGATTTATTGAATGACCCCGAAGTTGCCGATCTGTATTTGGGTATGGGCAATTTTGGCAAAACAGCATAG
- a CDS encoding formylglycine-generating enzyme family protein — MDVDNILNKRYHISQTIGIKQVGEIDLSVYLAENLEMPITPKPLCVIYFWQISKKDALDHGVIAAKLYEIGQNYTLSPKVQAFFTEEDNCYLVREYFEGYEYLEEFSRIINDFTVPEANKTSEVSTVKALPIARSWVKSLAKAPIKINRRQLLISTSSAIAGFTLAIFLENLKPQPAPIIIAESPPVPEPPRDPIKRGDKAFRDDLGNGVHIEMVRIPSGRFSLGSPTNEIGRRDNESPISEVNIPAFYMAKFVVTQEQWVAIMGSNPALFRENLQAPVENISWLEAQDFCRKLAARSQHLYRLPSESEWEYACRAGTNTAYHFGDSPTELVDYAWFADNANKRSHPVGQKVPNPWGLYEMQGGVWEWCEDVWHDNFNGAPADGSAWVLDGYTSRRVRKGGSWSNEAKLCRAASREWHWQGDRYKDIGFRVVISAM, encoded by the coding sequence ATGGATGTAGACAATATCCTCAACAAGCGCTATCACATAAGTCAAACCATTGGTATTAAACAAGTTGGTGAGATCGACTTGTCGGTTTATCTAGCAGAAAATTTAGAGATGCCGATTACACCTAAACCCTTGTGTGTGATTTATTTTTGGCAAATTTCAAAAAAAGATGCTCTAGATCATGGGGTGATCGCCGCAAAACTATATGAAATTGGACAAAACTATACGCTATCTCCAAAAGTGCAAGCTTTTTTTACGGAAGAAGATAATTGTTATCTGGTGCGCGAATATTTTGAAGGTTATGAATATCTAGAAGAATTTAGTCGAATTATTAATGATTTTACGGTTCCAGAAGCAAACAAGACTTCAGAAGTTTCTACGGTTAAAGCTTTGCCAATCGCGAGATCATGGGTAAAATCTCTTGCAAAAGCACCAATAAAGATTAATCGTCGTCAGTTACTTATTAGCACTAGTTCCGCGATCGCAGGTTTTACCCTAGCGATATTTCTCGAAAACCTCAAACCTCAGCCAGCACCAATCATCATTGCGGAATCGCCACCAGTTCCTGAACCACCTCGCGATCCGATCAAAAGAGGTGACAAAGCCTTTCGTGATGATTTGGGTAATGGAGTCCACATAGAAATGGTGCGGATTCCCTCAGGCAGATTTTCTCTTGGTTCGCCAACCAATGAAATTGGCAGACGAGACAATGAATCACCTATATCGGAAGTAAATATTCCTGCTTTTTACATGGCAAAATTTGTAGTCACGCAAGAGCAATGGGTCGCCATTATGGGCAGTAATCCCGCCTTATTTCGTGAAAATCTGCAAGCGCCTGTGGAAAATATTTCTTGGTTAGAGGCTCAAGATTTTTGTCGTAAATTAGCTGCGCGATCGCAACACCTTTATCGCTTACCTAGTGAATCAGAATGGGAATATGCTTGCCGTGCTGGTACAAATACGGCTTACCATTTTGGCGATAGTCCTACTGAACTCGTTGATTATGCATGGTTTGCTGACAATGCCAACAAGCGATCGCATCCTGTCGGACAGAAAGTGCCAAATCCTTGGGGACTATACGAAATGCAAGGCGGTGTTTGGGAATGGTGTGAGGATGTGTGGCACGATAATTTTAATGGTGCACCTGCCGATGGATCGGCGTGGGTACTTGATGGCTACACCAGTCGGCGCGTGCGTAAGGGCGGCTCATGGAGCAATGAAGCGAAGCTATGTCGCGCCGCAAGTCGTGAATGGCATTGGCAAGGCGATCGCTATAAAGACATCGGCTTTCGCGTGGTTATTTCCGCAATGTAG